The Montipora capricornis isolate CH-2021 chromosome 6, ASM3666992v2, whole genome shotgun sequence genome has a window encoding:
- the LOC138051137 gene encoding ras-related protein Rab-13-like: MLSKFDQRSWNEPKTPQTYHCHDMAKQFDFLFKLLLIGDSGVGKTSIIYRFVENKFESSFITTIGIDFKIRTVELEGKKIKLQIWDTAGQNRFDTITSSCYRGAQGILLVYDVTDEKSFRNIPNWIRKTEQLASPEVQKLLVANKCDLNKERQVTKERGEMMAQHHDIRYKEMSAYSNWNVEDTFSLLLRKVFRQTIKGETVNSFAQQTVSLSAVHEEASRCNVPCCTE, encoded by the exons ATGCTGTCAAAATTTGATCAAAGGTCTTGGAATGAACCAAAAACCCCACAGACGTATCATTGTCACGACATGGCGAAACAGTTCGACTTTCTATTCAAACTACTTCTTATTGGTGATAGTGGTGTTGGCAAGACAAGCATAATATACCGATTTGTGGAAAATAAATTCGAATCTTCATTTATTACGACTATTGGAATAGATTTCAAAATCAGGACAGTGGAGCTTG AGGGAAAGAAAATCAAGCTCCAAATCTGGGACACTGCTGGACAAAACAG ATTTGACACGATCACCTCTTCGTGTTACCGTGGAGCTCAGGGCATTTTGCTTGTGTATGACGTCACTGATGAAAAATCGTTCAGAAACATTCCAAACTGGATCCGAAAAACCGAGCAACTGGCCAGCCCAGAGGTTCAAAAACTGCTGGTCGCCAACAAATGCGATCTTAACAAGGAAAGGCAGGTGACCAAAGAGAGAGGTGAAATGATGGCGCAGCATCACGATATTCGCTACAAGGAAATGAGCGCTTATTCAAATTGGAATGTGGAAGATACCTTCTCGCTATTGTTGCGAAAAGTGTTCAGACAAACCATCAAAGGGGAAACTGTCAACAGCTTTGCGCAGCAGACTGTTTCTTTATCAGCGGTACACGAGGAGGCGTCGCGCTGCAATGTTCCTTGTTGCACGGAGTAG